The window TTATCTACCTGAATCTGTGAAATCATTTCCTGATGGTAAAGATTTTACTGCTATTTTAGATAAGATTGGCTTTAAAAATACAGAATGCAAACCATTAACTTTAGGCATCAGCTCAATTTACACAGGAATAAAGTAATTCTTTTTATACTCTTAGGGTTTATTGGTTTTCACGCGAAGGCTCAGTATTATGAAAAAGAAAACCTCCCTAACTATGATGATGCGCTGATTCATTACGGCTTTTACCTTGGTGGGCATACTGCTAATATGAAAGTAAGGTATAATGAAGATTATCTAAGCAATCAATTTGATTCGCTTCATTCTGTAATTCCTGAAAGCTCGCCTGGTTTTACTGTAGGTTTTATTGTTAACTTACGCCTTGCACAATATTTAGATTTAAGAACACTTCCTGGTGTTGGTTTGTATCAATATACTCTGAATTATAATACATACGATCAAGCTGAAGAAGTTACTTTTCAAGGAAAGAAAGAGGCCTTCTATGCTGAATTACCTCTTTTATTGAAATATAAATCTCAAAGAAGAAAGAATTTTAGGGCTTATATGATTGGAGGCGCAAAGCCTTCTTTTGAGGTTAGTGGTAAAAGACCCTCTGAAATCAAGGAAGATGTTCTGCTAATCAACACCTTTAATTTAGCATTAGAAGTAGGGTTTGGAGTAGATATCTATTACGAACTTTTTAAATTTTCGCCAGAAATTAGGTTTTCAAGAGGATTGACAAATGCTTTGTACTCAAGACAAAATAGCTATAGCAGTCCACTAAATGAGCTCGTAACGAATAGTGTTTCTATTTACTTCCAGTTCCAGTAAGCTTCTTTTTTTTACTATTGATCTAGCCAGCTTTTAAGCGCATTCACTTTTTCACGGCTGACAATAATATCATTATCCTCACAATTTTTAAGTTTAATCTTTAATCGGCTATTGGAGTAAGTTATGATTTCATCAATAGCTTCTAAGCTTGTGATGTACTTTCTATTTAAGCGGAAAAATTGATCTGGATTCAAATCTGAGTCTAGTTGATCTAATGTGTAATCTACTATATATTTTTTACCACCTTGCGTTTGAAGAAAAGTTGCTTTTTGTTCGCTGTAGATAAAAGAAATGTCTTGAGAATTAATGCTGTATATCTTCTCACCTACTTTTACCATAAAGCGATCCTTATATTGCTTACTCTCTTTCTGCAATAAACTTTGCAGCATATTCAAATCAACAGTAGCGGGTTTATTAGTATTGTTTTTATATTTCTCAATAGCTTGCCCTAATTCCTCTGGATCGATTGGTTTTAACAGATAATCAATAGAATTAAGTTTAAATGCCTTTATTGCGAATTGATCATAAGCAGTTGTGAAAATGATTGGGCTACTGGTTTTTACCTGATTATAAATTTCAAAACTTTGCCCATCCGCCAATTCGATATCACTAATTATTAAATCTGGTGCAGGATTGGAACTTAACCATTCAACAGAATCAACAATAGTATCAAAGTGTCCATGAATACTAGCTTCAGGAATTAAATCATTAAGTAGTTTAATAATTCTGGTCGCTGCCGGTCTTTCATCCTCTATAACTAAAATATTCATTTTGAAATATTTAATAATGGTAATTTAACTGTGAAGAAATTTTCATCTTGAGAAATGATTGGAGCTTTCTTACTTAAAAGCTGGTAGCGCTTTTTAATATTTTCTAAGCCTATTCCAACTCCATCCGATTTTTCATTTTTAGGTTTCCAGTTATTTTTCACAACCAAAAATTGTCCTTCTTCTGTAATTTCAATCTTTAGCGGATTTTTAGTGGTAGCTACGGTATGTTTTACTGCATTTTCTAGTAATAATTGCAATGATAATGGAGGTAAATTTTTTCCTGCTGTTGAGGA is drawn from Marivirga arenosa and contains these coding sequences:
- the porT gene encoding type IX secretion/gliding motility protein PorT/SprT — encoded protein: MQTINFRHQLNLHRNKVILFILLGFIGFHAKAQYYEKENLPNYDDALIHYGFYLGGHTANMKVRYNEDYLSNQFDSLHSVIPESSPGFTVGFIVNLRLAQYLDLRTLPGVGLYQYTLNYNTYDQAEEVTFQGKKEAFYAELPLLLKYKSQRRKNFRAYMIGGAKPSFEVSGKRPSEIKEDVLLINTFNLALEVGFGVDIYYELFKFSPEIRFSRGLTNALYSRQNSYSSPLNELVTNSVSIYFQFQ
- a CDS encoding LytR/AlgR family response regulator transcription factor, producing the protein MNILVIEDERPAATRIIKLLNDLIPEASIHGHFDTIVDSVEWLSSNPAPDLIISDIELADGQSFEIYNQVKTSSPIIFTTAYDQFAIKAFKLNSIDYLLKPIDPEELGQAIEKYKNNTNKPATVDLNMLQSLLQKESKQYKDRFMVKVGEKIYSINSQDISFIYSEQKATFLQTQGGKKYIVDYTLDQLDSDLNPDQFFRLNRKYITSLEAIDEIITYSNSRLKIKLKNCEDNDIIVSREKVNALKSWLDQ